Within the Mucilaginibacter sp. CSA2-8R genome, the region AATAAGCCAGACTGTTTAAAGCTGGTTGCAGTGCTGAAGTAAACGGCTCGTCGTTGGTAGCCCAGGGTGAAGCATCCAGAGTGATCGTTTCCTTAAGCCTAATACCGGCTTTATGAGCGGCTAAGAACATATCACCGATGACCAGCTTCATAACCTTGCGTACAGAATCATAAACAACAGGCACCGGCACTGGGCTGTCTACCGTAACATCTAACGATCCTTCATAGCGCAACGCCTCCGTAGCACTACCGCCAGTGATGGATAGAAAACTTTGCGGGGTGTTGTCATCCATGGTAACAGTCGGTGCCACTTGGGATTGCTTAATAGGCTTAAGCGTTGCGGGATTGCCCGGATCGGTAAAGGTTTTGTACTCAAATTTGGTTGTAGCCGGCGTTTTTACGGTCACGCCATCGGCCTCATAAGTTGCCGGTACCTCTACCTCTACTTTGTACCGGTTAGTAGCCACAGGCCTGAAAACTCCGGTGTAGAATACATCGGTGGTAAACTCTTTACCGCTGATCCCGGTTGACTCCCATTGACCGTTAACATTCTTTTCCCAGTCGATACGCGACGTTGGTGTACCGGCAGCATCTGTTTTTAAAGTTGCAGTTGATCCTGCCGGAACATTTGCACTGATGGCCTGCAAAGAAATTTTAGCTGGTTCAGCCTCAGCCAGTACAGCCGACATTTCATCTGACCAGATAGTTTGCCCGTCTGCACTTTCCAGCTCAAACTGATAGCAGCCCTCATTCAGTTTACTGGCCATCCGGAACTGGAATGACGGGCTTACTTTTTCTTCAACTAAGGAACCATCTTTATAAACGCGAACCTTTTTAATATTGAAGCCTCGCACAAAGAACTTAACCAGGCCATCAACAATAGTAGTAATGCCCTCCGATTGCGTTAAAATATGCGGTGCCAGCGCGGTGGCTGAAGCCTCGCTGATGTATTTTTTACCAAAGCCACCCACAGCAACTATAATAGTGGTCACCTCTAAAGGGTTTAAAAGCATCGGAAAGCCATCAATAAACAGTGTTTTGCCGCCGTTGACTGGCTGCTTCACATCTAACACGTATACCCCGGCCGGTCTACCGCCCTCAGTAAACAATACAGCATCATCGGTCAATTGCAGCTTTTTAAAATTGCTGCCTGACTCCAGTTGCCATACGTCACCGGTAAGCGGCTCGTAATCTTTCGGCACGAGGTTGGCATCTCCCAACGCTTGGGCGATGTATGTTAAACTGGCATCCACATCCTGGATAGTGATGGGAGCGCCCTTTGTCTCATTTGTGATAATTGACATAAATATAAATTGGGTTTAGGGGTTGCGTAATTAAGGTGCTACAAAGCCGGCGTTTACCAGGCCGCGCTCAATTTGTTCTTCCCCTTTGGTAAGGCGATTTTTCAGTTCTTCGATAACTTCATCTTTTTGCAGGAGCGCTGCCTGCATGGCGTCGATAAAGGCGTTATGTTTGGCAACTACTTCGTTGGCGTCCTGCGCATTCCATTTAGCCGGGTTATACTTACCGTCTGCCGGCTTAAGGGCATAATTAATTTTAAACTCTTCCATAGGTTAGGTTGTAGGGTTTAGGTCGTATGGGAAAAACTCATTATCAACATCGAGCCAGGTATCATGTGATACTACCATGTCGATCGGAACTTTAAGAGTGAACTGGAATGTGTACCCGTAGTGGCATACCTCCATGGGCCCCACCGGTTCGTAAGGCAAAGCAGCAATAGAGAAAGAAACAAGCGGTTTGATCAGCTTTTTGTGCCGGGCATCGTTTTTCATTTTGGCCAGCATCTGCCGGCCTATGGCCAAACACTTATCCTGAGCCTGGCTGATCGTTGCCAGGTCGGCGAGATCAACTTTTTCCAAGATAGTAAACTGGCCTTCGATCTCCTGCAAGTAGCTGTCGCTCCGGTTTTCATCAAACTTACCGCGCATGGCATCCAAGGCAACCATGGGCGTGGATCCGGTGTTGCGGATAGCCTCATCAATGGCGCTCAGGTCCCAGGGCATCGGCACAAAAAAGAAAGCGTCCTTTTCTTTAGGGATATGCCGGATATCTTTGTGCCTGATAGCCAGTGCCGTGAAGTAATTGATATATTCTTGCTCGCTGATCATGTTAACTGGCTTTTTTAAGGTTCTCTTCGCGCTCAATCAAGTTCTCCAGGTGGGCTAAAAAGTCGTATATATTTACTGCCCGAGTATACCTGAGGTCACCCAATGGTCCACCAGACAGTGAAAGTGTGATATCGAAGCGCTTTTTTGATGGCTTTCCCTTACTGGAAAACGCCTTTTTATGGGCTGCAGTAATGAAATTCCGGCATCCTTCATAGTTAAAAAGCACCGATATTTTTACGATCAATGGCAGTTTTGCTACCATTTTAGCCCGTTTTGCCACCCCGGCATCGGTTAATGGTACCCGAATGTCATTATTTACACCAGCGACGCGCTTTTCACGGTACAACACGGCGATAAGTGCATCCAGGGCGCCCACATCCAGCGTGGTTTTATATTGCCAATACAAAAGCTCTGTATAATTAAAGAACTCATGCGCTGTAAGGTTACTGAGCTTATCGGCAGGCCCGTAGAGCGTAGTAAGCCAGTTTAGCTTCAGCTTTGGGGCCAACCACCGGTCGAGCTGGTTTTTTTCGGAAAGAAAGCGCAGCGCTGCGGCCAGTTGTACCCGTAATGACTCAGGGAACCGGGCGAGCAGCGCAGGTTTCATCTCGTAAAACACCGGTACGGCCAGCTTTAGCTTATCTGAATCGGGCATGGCGGACTGGAGCACCACCAGCCAGGCCTGCAGCTGAGCGAACGAAACTTCGTTCCAGCTCGCCGGCGCCTGCAGGTGGTGCGTTTTACCGCGCAGCTCAAAGCTTGCTTTGTTCATTTAGGCAGCTGCTTTAAACTTTTGCTTGTAATACCACTCCAGCACATAAGCGCCGTCGCTCCAACTGAGCTTACCATCAGCTGCCACCTGGGCAATTAAAATGGAAAGGTTATGTAGCATAGCGCTTTTTATGTTACCGTCGAGCGATTGCAGCGCCTTGATGGCCGATGCCGTGATGACCTGCGGATCATCCTGGCCGGCGACCGCTTCAGCCAGCTTGAGTTGCAATAAAATTTTTGGTAATGCCAGGCGCAGCGCTTGCTTTAACTTATCGTCGACCGTTGTTTTGGTAAGCGAGGTTAAGGCATCGGCAAAAGGCGAATCGACAAAGTTTTTAATAGCCTCGGTAATAACCACACCGGTGTGAATGGCATCTTGCAGATCCGGGTGGATACCGGTAAAAAAGGCTTGTATGCCTTTCCATAAATTACTCAGGAACTTTTTCATTGGGTTTAGGGGTTTTGCGTTTGGATAAATAGCCGTCGATCTGTTTAGAGAACCATATCGCCAGCGTTAAAAATGCCAGGGCACTACTGCAGCAAGTGCCAAAGCCTGCCACCATCTTCATCAAAAACTCATCGGTAAGTAAGGCTTGAAACTTGAAGAAAAAGCCGGAACTGAAACCGGAGATGATACCGGTTTTAGGATTGTGGCGTAAATGCCAGTACAGGTTCACTAATAAGGTCATAGCCGGTTTATTGGATGGTGATAAAAATTTGCTCTTTTTTGATAACTGCCTGGTGTAAAAGTGCCATCAGTCCGGTCATAGCCATACGGCTTTGACCTACCCAGTCAGTATTCTGCTCATAGCCTACCAGGATGCAGCCTTCGGTATCTTTATCGGTGTTACCGGAGTGGATCCGCACCCCTTCGTAACCGGGTACGTTAACCAGTAAAGGCAAATCTTTCTGAAACCGGTTAGAGAAGGTAATAACAACCTGGTACCGGCCTTTCGGTATTGCAGTTTTGGCGTGTACTTTGATTTTGGCAATGTCGGCCGGCTTCATGGTTTGCACCAGGTCGCGGTCCTTGTCTTCCAGTGTGTAGCAGGTAAAGTGGCTGTTTACAAGCAGCTGGCCGAGCGTAGTGGTGTCGGATTTTGCTTTCCGAATTAGGGTTAACTCCATTATGATAAGGTTTAGGTATTAGACAAAATAAAAACCGCGATCGTCGTCGTTTAAGGTCGACCGGGTGTCGAGCGTAACAGGACGGACACCGGGCAGCTTAGTGCTGTTATTGTATATGTATTCGCGCAGCCTGGCCAGGCTTGTTTCGGATTGCTCCTCCATTGCCGTCATGGCCATCACCAGGCGCCGGGTATCAGCCGAGGTTTGCCTTTCGACATTTTCAGCGCCGGCGCTCAAGCCTACGGAATTAACAAAAATCCCGTTGGCATCCATCTTAACCGCCTGGTAAGGTATAGCCTCAGCAATAGCGGCAGGCGCCACCACATCAGCGATGTACCGGTGCAGCGTCAAATCATCTTCGGTTAGCTGCTGGGCAAGCATCCGGCTTTTAAAGCCGGTAGTGAACTCATTACCCAGCAATGGCTCAATATACTGGCGCTCAGCATTCCTGATGAAAGACTTTAACGAACGGAACAAAACAGGGTTATTATCAATGTATTGTGCCTCGTTAAAGATAAGCGTACTATGCACAAAGCCGTTTAAATTGCTTCTACGTTCCGGGCTATCAAAATATTTGGTAAACGTTCTAGGCTCACGCTCCATGTACTCCAGCAGGGAGTCGAGCGCCCGGTACCCAGCCATGCGGGAATCATTCACCAGGGCAGCGATCTTTTTATCTGAAGCAATTTTATACTTCTCATCCTGGAATACCATGGTACCCATTTCACCGAGCTTTACGCTTCCGGACGATACATAGCCGGCAATTGCCAGGTTAGCCTCAGCCGTCCTGGCCAGGCTGGCGGCGTGGCCTATCAGGTCTCCACCTCCAGCCACCAGGATAGTGTAAGTGTCGCGGCCAATAGCCTTGTGCAGTTCATTGAATGCAGTATCCCGGACAAAGGATGCAATGCTTTCAAATTTCATATTGTGGACCACGGAGCTGTTGGCTCCCTTTAATTGGTCTATGTTGCTGATCAGGATCATTAGGCAGCTTTAAGTTGTGAGGTTTGGTGTGATTTATCCAGGGTTTCCAGCTCCACTTCCACAGTTTTGAAAGTGAGCGTCGGGTATTTTTCTTTCCAGCCGTTGTAATCGGCGATAAAGTGGAACGGCTCCAGCACTACGTCCCTGTAAGGGTTTTGCAGCGCGCAGTATAAATTGAAAGCGATCCGCTTATCAGAGCCGCTGCCGGCGCCCATGTTCTTACCGGGTCCCTGGCCCACCAATGTAGGATCCAGGCCGAGCGCGCGCATGAGGTGGGCGCTGGCCTCCTGGCTGTCTTCCAGGTAAGCGCCCTCTTTAAACTTATCATCGATCACCTCGATTTTCCATCCGGGCTGCACTTTACCCTCAGCATCAATGCTCACCTCGTTCATAATCGACTTGCCGGCATTTTCTACGTTGGTCAGCCTGTCGTTAATCTCGGTGAGCGTTTTTCTTTTAAGCTGCATTTGCTCCTCTTCGGATTTATTGTGCCAGCCCTCGTAGTGGTTCTCCCAGTGATTGGACGGAATGGTAATCAGGTATTTGATGTGCATCTGATTTTTCATCAGGTGCTGCTTAAACACCGGTATTTTTTCGGCAATGGCCATCCAGCCGGATGTGCGGAAACCGTCCCAGGTGGAAAGCTGGTAATACGTCTTACCAGGTGAGGGAAACGATATCGGATAAACAAACCGGTTCGATGTATTTTTCTTTATGTCCTCGACCGCATTCCAGTTGTAAGGATCAATCACCGGCAGGATTAGTGCATTGTCTTCTTTGACCATACCGGTTCCCCAGTTAGGACTGATCCAGCATTTTTCGATGATCCCTTTATCGTTTTGAACGGACCAGCGGCAGTGTGCAGCTTCGTTCACCCCGATGTAAGCTATCTCGTCACCGCCCTTACTTTTGATCAGATCAGGAAACACGTT harbors:
- a CDS encoding DUF5675 family protein, producing the protein MELTLIRKAKSDTTTLGQLLVNSHFTCYTLEDKDRDLVQTMKPADIAKIKVHAKTAIPKGRYQVVITFSNRFQKDLPLLVNVPGYEGVRIHSGNTDKDTEGCILVGYEQNTDWVGQSRMAMTGLMALLHQAVIKKEQIFITIQ
- a CDS encoding DUF6712 family protein — protein: MILISNIDQLKGANSSVVHNMKFESIASFVRDTAFNELHKAIGRDTYTILVAGGGDLIGHAASLARTAEANLAIAGYVSSGSVKLGEMGTMVFQDEKYKIASDKKIAALVNDSRMAGYRALDSLLEYMEREPRTFTKYFDSPERRSNLNGFVHSTLIFNEAQYIDNNPVLFRSLKSFIRNAERQYIEPLLGNEFTTGFKSRMLAQQLTEDDLTLHRYIADVVAPAAIAEAIPYQAVKMDANGIFVNSVGLSAGAENVERQTSADTRRLVMAMTAMEEQSETSLARLREYIYNNSTKLPGVRPVTLDTRSTLNDDDRGFYFV